From a region of the Fischerella sp. JS2 genome:
- a CDS encoding polyketide synthase codes for MSYTVEFSRNGLEIAIIGMAGRFPGAKNIEEFWQNLRNGVESITAFTNEELLAGGIDPDLLNDPNYVKAGAVLEDIELFDAEFFGFNPREAEIIDPQHRLFLECAWEAMENAGYNSKIYSGLIGVYAGAGSNNYVLNIYSNQNIRNSIDRNQLFFGNDKDFLATRVSYKLDLEGPAVGIQTACSTSLVAVHLACRGLLGGECDMALAGGVAIDVPQKEGYLYQEGGIVSPDGRCRAFDAKAQGTVFSNGVGIVVLKRLEDAIADGDCIYAVIKGSAINNDGAFKVSYTAPRIDGQAKVIRAAQVMAEVDPETITYIEAHGTGTSLGDPIEISALTQVFRASTDKKGFCAVGSVKTNIGHSDITAGVAGLIKTVLALKHRQIPPSLHFQQPNPEIDFDNSPFYVNTTLSQWQTNGTPRRAGVSSFGIGGTNAHVILEEAPVVKASSPSRPWHLLLLSAKTRTALETATANLAAYLQQHRDLNLADVAYTLQVGRQAFEHRFMVVCQNLEDAVKKLEFANQEQGSTYLKELHNRPVVFMFPGQGAQYVNMGRELYQTESIFREEVNRCCELLKPHLGIDLRHVLYPSEEQIEAATGQLQQTHITQPALFVIEYALSQLWMAWGIHSEAMIGHSIGEYVAACLAGVFSLEDALTLVAVRGQLMQQLPTGAMLSVHLPEDDLRPWLGKEVSLAASNAPNLCVVSGSEEAIAHLQSRLTDQGVECRCLHTSHAFHSPMMDSILESFTNQVEKIKLNPPQISFISNLTGTWITAKEATDPTYWAKHLRQTVRFAQGMAELMTQPERILLEVGPGMTLSTFARQSKADEPTVLATLRHPKYQKSDSAFLLTTVGQLWLAGVQVDWYKFHAQQSRQRIPLPTYPFERQRYWIEAQKVDNSNHPQIKLTRKPNMADWFYIPAWKRVMLLEPWKTEGLTQQKSCWLVFVDPCGVGSQIAKRLEQAGQDVIIVTIGEEFTNLSDCIYTINPQQRDDYTTLLQTLRELGKTPQNIAHFWGVTANTTSLGKTLHAQTQLGIEDFSKSQDLVFYSLLFLAQQLTKHNLTTPVQITAVTNNMHEVVGQEQLQPEKATVLGPCKAIAQEYPHITCRSIDIVIPESETFLEKQLIDQLIAELTQQPSDLVVAYRNGHRWVQTFEPIQLNEVVPEKTRLREGGIYLIVGDPVKGLGLVFAEYLAQTVHAKLILIENSELPTRNEWGQWLATHDQHNHISDQIRRIQALEELSGDVLIIKADVANKEQMQEAMTITYERFGQIHGVFYVPEISGNEKSTLSIHEIGKTECEQEFHSKVHGLIVLEKFLQGKKLDFYLLQSSLSSILGGLGLVAYAAAYLFMDAFVHQKKQQNSVPWFSVNRQAFLSDLEKEEYVALGSTATELFMTPQEVWEAFQRILFMGAANQVVVSTGDLQARINQSLKLKPIETASNSQDSQQADSFSQHSRPNLQTVYVAPTNKIEQTIANIWQEILGVSLVGVNDNFFELGGHSLLAVQVTSRLRETFQVDLPLNSILLEASTVAGLAAVIAQQQPQQEELEEMVALLQEVKNLSAEEVQAEMVKDFSSS; via the coding sequence ATGAGTTATACAGTAGAATTTAGTCGGAATGGTTTAGAAATAGCCATCATTGGCATGGCGGGTCGTTTTCCAGGTGCTAAAAATATTGAAGAATTTTGGCAAAATCTGCGAAATGGCGTAGAGTCTATTACTGCTTTCACTAATGAAGAGTTGCTCGCTGGCGGCATAGACCCTGACCTACTCAACGATCCCAATTATGTGAAAGCTGGGGCTGTACTAGAGGACATAGAATTATTTGATGCTGAATTCTTTGGGTTTAATCCCAGAGAAGCAGAGATTATTGATCCGCAACATCGTCTGTTTTTAGAGTGTGCCTGGGAGGCTATGGAAAATGCCGGCTACAATTCAAAAATTTACTCAGGTTTGATCGGAGTTTATGCTGGCGCAGGCTCAAACAACTATGTACTAAATATTTATTCCAATCAAAATATTAGAAATTCTATAGATCGTAACCAACTTTTCTTTGGCAATGACAAAGATTTTTTGGCTACACGGGTATCTTACAAATTAGACCTTGAAGGGCCGGCTGTAGGTATTCAAACTGCCTGCTCAACTTCATTAGTTGCAGTACACTTAGCCTGCCGAGGTCTGTTGGGTGGTGAATGTGATATGGCTTTGGCTGGTGGTGTGGCGATCGATGTGCCGCAAAAAGAAGGATATCTTTATCAAGAAGGGGGAATTGTGTCTCCCGACGGTCGCTGTCGTGCCTTTGATGCTAAAGCGCAGGGAACTGTTTTTAGTAATGGTGTGGGTATAGTTGTTTTAAAGCGATTAGAAGATGCGATCGCTGACGGCGATTGTATTTATGCTGTGATCAAAGGCTCTGCTATTAATAATGATGGAGCTTTCAAAGTTAGCTACACTGCACCACGTATAGATGGACAAGCAAAAGTAATTAGGGCAGCCCAAGTTATGGCTGAGGTTGATCCCGAGACAATTACCTACATCGAGGCCCACGGCACTGGAACATCCCTTGGAGATCCGATTGAAATTTCTGCACTCACACAAGTGTTTCGTGCAAGTACTGACAAGAAAGGTTTCTGCGCTGTCGGTTCGGTCAAGACAAATATTGGACACTCAGATATCACAGCTGGTGTTGCAGGACTAATTAAAACTGTCCTCGCCCTCAAACATAGACAAATACCACCCAGTTTACACTTTCAGCAGCCCAATCCCGAGATTGATTTTGACAACAGTCCCTTCTATGTAAATACCACGCTTTCCCAGTGGCAGACAAACGGCACACCCCGTCGTGCAGGGGTTAGTTCTTTTGGGATTGGGGGAACTAATGCCCATGTAATTCTAGAAGAAGCGCCTGTTGTCAAAGCTTCTAGTCCTTCTCGACCTTGGCATCTGTTATTACTCTCTGCTAAAACCAGAACGGCACTGGAAACTGCAACAGCAAACTTAGCAGCCTACCTTCAACAACATCGTGATTTAAACTTGGCTGATGTTGCCTATACTCTGCAAGTAGGTCGGCAAGCATTTGAGCATCGCTTCATGGTAGTATGTCAGAACCTTGAGGATGCAGTCAAAAAATTGGAGTTTGCCAACCAAGAGCAAGGTTCGACTTACTTAAAAGAACTCCATAATCGACCTGTTGTATTTATGTTTCCTGGGCAAGGGGCGCAGTATGTCAACATGGGTCGGGAACTTTACCAAACTGAATCTATATTTCGCGAAGAGGTAAATCGCTGCTGTGAACTGCTCAAGCCTCACTTAGGTATAGATTTGCGCCATGTCCTCTATCCCAGTGAAGAACAGATTGAGGCAGCTACAGGCCAACTACAACAGACTCATATTACCCAGCCAGCCTTATTTGTGATTGAGTATGCCCTCAGCCAGTTATGGATGGCGTGGGGCATCCACTCGGAAGCCATGATTGGTCATAGCATTGGCGAGTATGTCGCAGCTTGTTTAGCAGGTGTGTTTTCCTTAGAAGATGCTTTGACATTGGTTGCTGTGCGTGGACAACTGATGCAGCAACTGCCAACAGGTGCAATGCTTTCTGTTCATCTTCCAGAAGACGATCTGCGACCCTGGCTTGGTAAAGAGGTTTCTCTCGCTGCCAGTAACGCACCTAATTTGTGTGTTGTTTCTGGTTCTGAGGAAGCGATCGCTCATTTGCAAAGTCGTCTCACTGACCAAGGTGTGGAGTGTCGTTGCCTGCATACCTCCCACGCATTTCATTCCCCAATGATGGATTCTATCTTGGAATCGTTCACAAACCAGGTAGAAAAAATTAAACTAAACCCTCCTCAAATTTCTTTTATTTCTAACTTAACTGGTACTTGGATTACCGCAAAAGAGGCAACTGACCCAACCTACTGGGCTAAACATCTACGACAAACAGTCCGCTTTGCCCAGGGAATGGCTGAGTTAATGACACAGCCAGAACGAATTCTGCTGGAAGTTGGGCCGGGGATGACATTAAGTACCTTTGCCAGACAAAGTAAGGCGGATGAACCTACGGTTTTGGCAACACTCCGCCATCCAAAATACCAAAAATCAGATTCAGCATTTTTGCTGACCACCGTAGGTCAACTCTGGCTAGCGGGTGTGCAGGTAGATTGGTATAAATTTCATGCTCAGCAGTCGCGTCAACGGATACCCTTACCAACATATCCCTTTGAGCGCCAGCGTTACTGGATTGAAGCCCAAAAAGTAGACAACTCTAACCATCCTCAAATCAAACTAACCAGAAAACCGAATATGGCTGACTGGTTCTACATTCCTGCTTGGAAACGAGTAATGTTGCTTGAACCCTGGAAAACAGAAGGGTTAACTCAGCAAAAGTCCTGCTGGTTGGTCTTTGTCGATCCATGTGGAGTGGGTTCACAAATCGCCAAACGACTGGAACAAGCAGGTCAGGATGTAATTATAGTCACAATAGGAGAAGAGTTCACAAATCTTAGTGATTGCATCTACACAATCAATCCTCAGCAACGGGATGATTATACTACCTTACTGCAAACTCTTCGCGAACTAGGTAAAACTCCACAAAATATTGCTCATTTCTGGGGTGTCACAGCAAATACTACATCACTGGGTAAAACTTTACACGCACAGACACAATTAGGAATCGAGGACTTTTCCAAGTCTCAGGATCTAGTTTTCTACAGTCTGCTATTCCTAGCACAGCAATTGACCAAACACAATTTAACTACTCCGGTGCAAATAACAGCCGTAACCAACAACATGCACGAGGTGGTAGGTCAAGAACAGTTGCAGCCAGAAAAAGCGACAGTGCTAGGCCCATGTAAAGCGATCGCCCAAGAATATCCACATATCACCTGTCGCAGTATTGATATCGTCATCCCTGAATCGGAGACTTTTCTGGAAAAGCAACTTATAGACCAACTCATAGCTGAACTAACTCAACAACCATCTGATTTAGTTGTTGCTTACCGTAATGGTCATCGTTGGGTGCAAACCTTTGAACCAATTCAATTGAACGAAGTAGTTCCAGAAAAAACACGGTTAAGAGAAGGGGGAATTTACCTCATCGTCGGTGATCCGGTCAAAGGTTTGGGTTTAGTGTTTGCAGAATATTTAGCTCAAACAGTACACGCCAAACTCATCTTAATCGAAAATTCAGAGTTGCCAACAAGAAATGAGTGGGGACAATGGCTAGCAACTCATGATCAACACAATCATATCAGTGATCAAATTAGAAGAATCCAGGCTTTAGAAGAATTAAGCGGAGATGTTCTGATCATCAAAGCTGATGTTGCCAATAAAGAACAAATGCAAGAGGCTATGACCATAACTTATGAGCGTTTTGGTCAAATTCATGGAGTGTTTTATGTACCAGAAATCAGTGGTAATGAAAAGTCAACTTTATCTATTCATGAAATAGGTAAAACTGAATGTGAGCAGGAATTTCACTCAAAAGTACATGGACTTATTGTATTAGAAAAATTTTTACAAGGGAAAAAGCTTGATTTCTATCTTTTACAATCTTCACTATCATCAATATTGGGAGGATTAGGACTAGTTGCCTATGCAGCAGCTTACCTATTTATGGACGCATTTGTTCATCAAAAAAAACAGCAAAACTCTGTTCCTTGGTTTAGTGTGAATCGCCAAGCTTTTCTCTCTGATTTAGAAAAAGAAGAATATGTGGCGTTGGGATCAACTGCAACAGAATTATTCATGACACCGCAGGAGGTTTGGGAAGCTTTTCAACGCATTTTGTTTATGGGTGCGGCAAATCAGGTTGTTGTTTCCACAGGGGATTTACAAGCAAGAATTAATCAATCACTGAAGCTAAAACCTATAGAAACTGCAAGCAATTCTCAAGACTCACAGCAGGCAGATTCTTTTTCACAGCACTCAAGACCGAATTTACAAACTGTTTATGTAGCTCCCACAAATAAGATTGAGCAAACCATTGCCAACATTTGGCAAGAGATTCTTGGAGTTTCTCTAGTAGGCGTGAATGACAACTTTTTTGAATTAGGAGGACACTCTTTACTAGCTGTTCAGGTTACTTCTCGTCTGCGAGAAACTTTTCAAGTAGATTTACCGCTTAACAGTATTTTGCTTGAGGCATCCACTGTTGCTGGACTTGCTGCTGTTATTGCTCAACAGCAACCTCAACAGGAAGAATTAGAAGAAATGGTTGCTTTATTACAAGAGGTCAAGAATCTATCAGCGGAAGAAGTTCAAGCAGAAATGGTTAAAGATTTTTCGTCTAGCTAA